GTCGCGGGCGTCGAGGAGCTCGAGGTGCGGGTAGACGCCCTTCCGCTTGGTCGTCAGCACCTGGTAGGTCGCGATCGTGACCGGGCGGATCTCCTTGACGGCGCCGGAGTACTCGCCGATCTCGTCGGCGGTCAGCGACGTGCGCGCGACGAGCTCGTCCTTCCACTGCCGGGCGCTGACGGTGTTGGTGACGAGGATGAGGGTCGTGGCCTGCGCGTGGGCCATCGAGGCGGCGCCCACGAGCGTCTTGCCGGCGCCGCACGGCAGCACGACGACGCCGGAGCCGCCGTCCCAGAACGACTCGGCCGCCTCGCGCTGGTAGGGGCGCAGGGTCCAGCCCTCCTCGGCCAGGTCGATCGCGTGGGCCTCGCCGTCGACGTAGCCGGCGAAGTCCTCGGCCGGCCAGCCGAGCTTGAGCAGGGCCTGCTTGAGGTTGCCGCGCTCGCTGGGGTGCACCGCGACGCTGTCGTCGTCGATGCGGGCGCCGACCATGCCGGCGACCTTCTTGGCGCGCAGCACCTCCTCGAGGACCGGGCGGTCGACCGACGACAGCACGAGCCCGTGCACGGGGTGCTTCTCCAGGCGCAGCCTGCCGTAGCGGCCCATGGTCTCGGCGACGTCGACGAGCAGCGCGTGCGGGACGGCGTAGCGCGACCAGGTCAGGAGGGCGTCGACGACCTGCTCGGCGTCGTGGCCGGCGGCACGGGCGTTCCACAGGCCCAGCGGCGTCAGGCGGTAGGTGTGGATGTGCTCGGGCGAGCGCTCGAGCTCGGCGAAGGGCGCGATCGCCTTGCGAGCCTCGGCCGCCGACGGGTGGTCGACCTCGAGCAGGAGCGTCTTGTCCGACTGGACGATGAGGGGACCGTCGTTCACCCGCCAATCCTACGGACGACCCTGTGGCGACGGGCCGGCGTCCGCGCTCAGCTGGCCGAGGCGGCCTTCTGCCGGGCACGGAACGCGGCCACGTTGGCCCGCGACGAGCACCGGTCGGAGCAGTAGCGACGCGACTGGTTGGGGGAGGTGTCGACGAAGACGTGGTCGCAGCGGACCTCCGAGCAGGTGCCGAGCCGGGTCGCGCCGAGGTCGCAGACCAGGTTGGCCAGCCCCATCAGGGCCTCGCCGACGAGCAGCTCGGACACCGACGCCGCCTTGTTGGCCACGTGCATGTGCAGGTTGGCCGGGTCGTGGTCGGAGATCATCGGGGTGACGGGGTGCGCGGCCAGCAGGTCGTTGAGCAGGCTCACCACGAGGGGGACGTCGTCGGCGTCGGAGGCTTCGAAGACCTGTCGCAGCCGGGACTGGAAGTCCTGGAGCGAGGCCACGTCGGCCGGCACCAGCGAGCGGTGCAGCCAGGACCGGTCCGCGAGGTGCTCACGCAGGGCTGCCTCGTCGGGCAGCTCGGCGTTGACGAGCGCGGCGGAGCGCTCGGCGTAGCGGATGAAGTCCATCCCACCACTCTACGGAGCGGGCGGGAGGCGCCGAACGCTCGACCTAGGCGCGACGGACGCCCGTGATGCGGTGCACCGCGAACTCGCGTACGTCGTCCGCGCGGTGGTCGAAGGCCGAGAGCCGGCCGCCGTCGAGACGGCGCGGGTCCACGACGCGCTCGCCCGTCGCGCCGTGGTTGTCGACGTAGCCGATGACCACCGTGCTGCCGGCCTCGATCGCCTCCCGCAGCGCGGCCAGGGCGCCCGACGGCGTGGTGGTCTCGGTGGTGGCGGGGCGCGAGGCCCCGGCCCGGTCGCCGGCGCGGATCGCGGTGGCCACGGCCTGGGCCTGGGCGACCTGCCGCGCGTGGACCGCACCGGCCGGACGCCGACCCCGACGGGTGCGGGCGCGGTGGAGGTCCGGGCGGCTGACCCGGACGGTCCCGTCGGCCGCCTCGACGACCGGGGCGGCACCGAGCTCGCGCAGCCGCGGCAGCAGCACGTCGAGGGGCGAGGTGGCGATCGCGACCGTGGGCGCCAGCAGGCGCAGGCCCAGCGACCGTGCCCGCGCGTCGTGCACGAGGGCGGCCAGCGCCGCCTCGTCGTCGGCGCGCAGGAACGCCTCGGCGTGGCCGACCCGGACGCTGCCGAAGGTGCGGGCGACGTCGTCGACGAGGAAGTCCAGCGGCTGCGGCACCGGCGTCTGGGACACCGACGCCAGGAAGTCGCGGACCTCGAGGGCGGACCAGCCGGCGTCGAAGCCGCGCCGCAGCGACCCGGAGGTGAATCGGTAGACGGTGGCACCGCCGCGCGACTCGACGTCCGCGAGCAGGTGCAGCCGGCGCGCGACCTCCGTCTCGAGCGGCCCGGGCGCCACCGCGGTGAGGTCGGCCTGCAGCAGGACGTGGTCGACGGGCCGTGGCAGGTGGGGCGCGATCGCGGCGGCGGCTCCGGTCAGGTCCCCCTCCGCGACGAGCCGGCCGCTCGGGGGGAGGGCGCCGGCCCCGCTGACGCCGAGGGCCGCCGACTCGGTCAGCGCCGCGGTCACCAGGTCGGTGAACACCGCGGGTCGGCGCGGCCGCAGCCAGCCGACGCGCTGCACGAGCGAGGCGATCCCGGTGCCGGCCGCCAGCACCTCGCCGTCGGGGACCTCGGCGAGGACCCGCAGGGCCAGCCGCCGCGCCTCCTCCGCGAGCCCGCTCGACAGCTCGGGCGCCAGGGCGTTCCACGACTTGCCGGCGGCGTCGCGGGACCCGACCAGGGAGGGGACGCGGCTGCTGTCGAGCCACCCGCCCACCAGCCGCGCCCACCGCTCCGCGATGGGCAGCGTCGACCACACGTCGAACTCGTCGGTGGGCAGCCACGACGGCGTCCCGTCCGCGACGGCGGCCTCGGCCACCAGGCCGGCCGACAGCGCGACCTCCACGAGGAGCGCCGCGCCGGCCTCGTCGACGTGGAGCTCGCGGGCGACCGACTTGAGGTCGCGGACCGCGAGCCCGCCGCTGCGCAGCACGCTCGGCGGCGCGACCCCCCAGCCGTCGAGCAGCAGCTCCACCCGGCGTACGACGTCGAAGGCCGCGCCGGCCGCGCTGCGGGCGACCAGCGCGGCGTCGCGCGTGGAGGTGGCCAGGGCTGGCACGTCGTCGACGGGATCGGCGGTCGTCCGGCCGCCGCGCAGCGCGAGCCCCACCTCGCCGGGCAGCACGACCGTGTCGCCGTCGCGCGGCACCAGCAGCCGCCGGCTGATCAGCTCCTCGGCGGGCGACCGGGCCTCGTCGGGCGACACGGTGCGCCGGGCCGACCCCGTCGTGCCCTCGCCGCCGTGCGCGTCGACGTGGCGCAGCATCGCCGCGGCCGCCGGGCTCAGCTCGGCCAGGCGGGCCTCCACCTCGGCCGGCGGCGCCGGCTCGGGACTCGCCGGCCGGAGCCCGCTGGTGACCCCCGGCATGCCGCGCATCGCGTCGGCCACGGCGGTCAGGGCCCGCACCCCGCCGGAGCCCTCCCAGGCCAGGGCGAGGTCGAGCAGCCGCTGCAGCGCGGCCCTCGTCCGGGCCGGGTCCGCGTGGACGATCGAGATCAGCTGCTCCGAGGTGGTTTGGCCCGCCACGAGGAGGGCATCAAGCACGGAGAGCTCCAGGCGGTCCAGGCCGTCCAGGGCGCGGTGGATCGACGAACGAGTGGCGGCCCGCGAGGCCAGCTGTGAGGAATCCTGAGGGGCGGGTGTGGCGAGATCCGGACGGGCCCTGAGCAGCGCGAGGAGCCGCTCGTCCGACCAGCTGCGGAGCTGGTCGGCGAACGTGCGCGCGGGTGTCGTCGACGCTGGGCTGGACATCCCTCTTACGCTACTCGCCGGGTCGGCACCACCGCCCCCACATCTCGACACGGGCGAAGAGGGCCGGGCATGAAGAACGTCGATCTGCACCACGGGGCCTCGACCGACGTCGGGCTGGTCCGCAAGGTCAACGAGGACTCGTTCCTCGTGGCGCCTCCGGTGTTCGCCGTCGCCGACGGCATGGGCGGCCACTCCGGCGGCGACGTCGCCAGCCAGATGGCGGTCGAGGAGTTCCAGCGCCTCGCCGAGGACTACGACCCCGCGCGGGGCGCGGAGCAGGTCGCCGCCGCCTTCGCCCGCGCCCAGGCGCGCATCGTCGACTACGGCGAGGCCCACCGGGCCCTCCAGCCCGGCTGGCACGCCGGCACCACCGCCGTCGTGGCCGTGCTGGTCGACGACCACGGCGTGGCCAAGTGGCTCCTGGCCAACCTCGGCGACTCACGGATCTACCGGATCACCGAGGGCCGCCTCGAGCAGGTCAGCGTCGACCACTCCGTGGTGCAGGAGCTCGTCGACTCCGGCCGGATCACCCCCGAGGAGGCCGCCACCCACCCCGAGCGGCACGTCATCACCCGCGCCCTCGGCAGTCCCGAGGGCATCGACCCCGACTTCTTCCTGCTGCCGCTCGGCTCGGTCGAGCGGCTCCTGCTGTGCAGCGACGGCGTGACCGGGATGATCGAGGACGAGGAGATCGAGCAGATCCTCGAGTCCGTCGCCGACCCCCGCGACGCGGCCGACCAGCTGGTGCGGGCCGCGGTGGCGGCCGGAGGTCGTGACAACGCCACGGCGGTCGTCGTCGATGTGGTGGGATTGGTGAAGGACGCGACCTACGACTCGCAGCGCCAGCTGGAGAGTCTCGAATCCAAGCTGGGGGGACGACTGTGAGCACAGAGGCCAGGTTCGCGACGGGGGACTGGTACGCCGTCGTGGGCGAGCGCGTCACGGTGATCCTGCCCGGCAGCCGGCGCGACCGCGTCGCCGGGCTGTGGGACCTCGCCGACTCCGGTGCCGACGCCGACGCCGTCCTCGACGCGCTGCTCGCCGGCGGCCTCTCCTCGCTCGACCACTTCGCGCTCGTCGCCCACAGCGACGACTCCACCCGGCTCATCGTGCGGGGCGCCCCCTCCGCCGCCGTCTCGACCACGGCCGGCGACGACGTCGTCACCGCGGCCGCGGGCACGGCCTGGGCCGAGCGGCTGGTCACCGGCGTGACCAGCCTCCGCGTGACGCTCACCGGCGACGGTCCCACGGACCACGTGCTGACGCCCGGCCTCGCCCGCGTCTCCGTGGTCGAGTTCGGTGAGCCGGCCCACCGCGCGCCCGCCGCTCCCGAGTCCCCGGCCGCCCCCGCCGTGTCCGAGGCTCCGGCCGAGCAGTCCGACACTGCCCCGGCCGCCGAGGACGGACCGGCCACCGAGGCCATGCCCGTCCTCGCGCCGGCGCCCGTCGCCGTCCCCGCGCAGGCTCCCGCCCCGGCGCCCTTCGTCGCCGAGGCCGAGCCCGTCGCGGCACCACCGCTCACCTTCGGCCGGCCCGAGGACGACCCGACGCCCACCGGCGAGACGCCGGCCGTCCCGGCCGAGCAGCCGGAGTGGCCCGACCTCGACGGCCAGACCCAGGCCGGACCACCGGCCGCGGCGTTCGACCGTCCGCCCATCCCCGGGCAGGAGATCGCCCCCGAGGTGGTCGCCGACCCGGTGGCGTCGCTGGTCTTCTCCACCGGCGACGTCGTCGCCGTCGACCGCGCGGTGCTCGTCGGGCGTGCCCCCGAGGCGCGACGCTTCGCCTCGCACGACCAGCCCCACGTCGTGACGGTGCCGAGCCCGCACCAGGAGATCTCCTCCACCCACCTCGAGATCCGCCCGGGCGCGGGCGCCGACCACGGGTCGGCCATCGCGACCGACCTCGGCTCGACCAACGGCACGGTGCTGGCCCAGCCGGGCCTCGACGCCGAGGAGCTCAAGCCCGGCATCGCGGTGAGCCTGATCCCCGGCGCGGTCCTCGACCTCGGCGACGGCGTCACGATCCAGGTCACCAACCCCTGAGCGACACCGCCGTGACCCAGCACCCCCACCCCGCGACCTACCCGGTCGCCCAGCTCGAGCGGCGCTTCACCGCGTTCGCCGTCGACCGGCTACTCGCCTGGTCGCTCCTCGCCCTGGTCGGCGTGGTCACCTACCTCGTCGTGTCCGACGAGGTGTGGACCGTGGTCGGCGCGGTCGCCGCCGCCATGGTGCTGCTCTGGCTGGTGCTCGCCGTCGTCCTGGGCGTCAGCGGCACCTCTCCCGGCAAGGCGATGTCCGGGCTCCGCGTGGTCCATCACGGCACCGGGACGCCCATCGGCGTCGGCCCGGCCCTGCTGCGCTCGCTCGTGCTCGGCATCGCCGGCCTGCCCACCTTCGGCCTCGGTCTCGCCACCCTGGCCTGGACGGCGGTCGAGGACCGCGGCCGCCAGCGTCGCGGCTGGCACGACCACCTGGCGCACACCGTCGTGGTCGACGTACGCCCGGTGCCGGAGGTCGCCGACACCGAGGCCGACGAGGGCCCGCGTCACATCGTCAACCTCACCGCGATGCGGCTCGTGCCCGCCCCGCCGGTCGAGGCGGTCCGCACGCCGGAGAGGTCGGAGCACTCCGTGCGCCGCCAGCCGCTCCCCGCCGAGGTGACGACGCCTCCGGCGGGCGCCGTCCCCCCGGCCGCTCCACCCCGCTCGACCCCGCCGCCGGCGCAGCCGCAGCACCAGCCGGGCCCACGCCACGCGGCCCCGCCGCAGGCAGCACCGCCGCAGCAGCGCCCCCCTCAGCAGGCGCCCCCTCAGCAGGCGCCTCCGCAGCACGCCGCGCCGCCGTCCCCCCAGGGCCCGCCCGGCCGGGTGCCTGCCGGCCCGGCGAGGTGGCGGGTGCACTTCGACAACGGCGAGAGCTTCGTCATCGCCGGCCTCGCGCTCGTCGGCCGTCGTCCCGAGGCCCGCAGCGGCGAGCAGGTCGCCCACCTCATCCCGCTCGCGTCCGCGGACATGTCGGTGTCCAAGACCCACGCCCAGTTCGGTCCGGCCGGCGACGGCACGATCGTCGTGATGGACCGCGGCTCGACCAACGGCACGATCCTGGTGCGCCAGGGCATGTCGCGGCAGCTCGCCCCGGGCAAGCCGGCCGCGCTCGTCGACGGCGACAAGGTCGTCTACGGCGACCGCGAGATGGTCATCACCCGCGAGCGCTGACCAGCGCCCGGCCCGCAGGCCTAGCGGGTCAGCGCGACCGGGACCCGGGTGACCCCGCCCCGAGCGCCGAGCCAGACGAGCTGGCCGTCGTCGAGGCGGCCGGGGGAGCGGGGCCCGCTGACCGTGACGGTGAAGCTCGCCGACTGCCCCGGCGCGAGGCGTACGGCGAGGGGCCGGACGCTCACCCGGTGCGAGGTGAAGCCCCGGGCGGTGACCGAGAAGTACTCGGCGCGGCGGCCGATGTTGGTCACCCGGCGGACCGCCGTGGTCTGCCGGGCCGACAGCAGCAGCGAGCTGGTGTTGAGGTCGGCCAGGGTGTGGGTGCGCAGCGCGCGGCGCCACGCGGCGGGGTCGACGTCGAGCGCGAGGTGGGCGGTGGGGGCGCGACCCGGCAGGGCGCCCGAGCCCTGCTCGAGGGAGGACGAGCCCGGGACGGGCCGGGCGGACGTGACGACGAGGGACCGCACGACCGCCGCGGAGCGGTCCGGGTCCTCGCCGAGCACCAGTGCCGCCAGTCCGCTGGCGTGGGCGGTCGCGGCGGAGCTGCCGCTGAAGACGCCCCACCCGCGACCCAGGGAGTCGGGGACCGCGCCGAGGACGGCGTCACCGTCGGCGACGGCGTCGGGCTTGAGCGCCGCACCGCGCGGGTCGCCCGGCGCGCTCCAGGGAGCGGTGCGCCGGGTGCCGGGCTCGCCCTCGACCCGAGCCATCCGCAGCCGGGCGGCCGGGTGTCGCGCCACCCACCGGCTGAGCCGGCGACCGGCGTCGGCGGCGAGGTGGACCGTCGGGACGGTGTGGAAGTCGGCCGTCACGCCGCCGGGGCGCTGGTTGACGAGCACCATGGCTCGTCCGCCGGCCTGGGCGACGGACTCGGACTTGTCGATGCGGCCGATCCCGCCGCGGCGGCAGATGACGATCCGGTCGGCGACCCGCCGGGAGTCGAGCGCCCCCTGCCGGCACTGGGCGGCGACGCGACGGGGGACACCCGGCGCCGCAGCGTCCTGGGCCCGGACGGCCCGGCCGCGCACGCCGACCGGCCGACCACCGCCGGTCCACGACTGCCCGCCGGGCACCGTGATCCGACCTCGCGACATCCGCCCGACGGCGGCACCGACCGTGGTGACCCACGGGCTCGCGTGGGCGGCGTACGACGCGTCGGCGGCGCTGCCGGCGGCACCCATCACCACGACGTCGGCCTCCGCTGCGCCGAGCAGGGCGCGCTGCAGCGTGTCGACGCCCTCGCCACCGGCGAGGGCCAGGGTGAGCACGTCCACACCGTCGGCGACGGCGGCGTCGACGGCGGAGACCACGTCGGCCGTCGAGCAGCCGTCGTCAGCGGGGTCGGGTGCGCCCCAGCACGCCTTGTAGGCGGCGATGCGCGCCTGCGGCGCGACGCCGCCGAACCGGCCCGCGTCACGGCCGTCGACGCGCACGCTCACGCCGGCGTTGCCGGCGGCGACCG
This genomic stretch from Nocardioides renjunii harbors:
- a CDS encoding RDD family protein — its product is MTQHPHPATYPVAQLERRFTAFAVDRLLAWSLLALVGVVTYLVVSDEVWTVVGAVAAAMVLLWLVLAVVLGVSGTSPGKAMSGLRVVHHGTGTPIGVGPALLRSLVLGIAGLPTFGLGLATLAWTAVEDRGRQRRGWHDHLAHTVVVDVRPVPEVADTEADEGPRHIVNLTAMRLVPAPPVEAVRTPERSEHSVRRQPLPAEVTTPPAGAVPPAAPPRSTPPPAQPQHQPGPRHAAPPQAAPPQQRPPQQAPPQQAPPQHAAPPSPQGPPGRVPAGPARWRVHFDNGESFVIAGLALVGRRPEARSGEQVAHLIPLASADMSVSKTHAQFGPAGDGTIVVMDRGSTNGTILVRQGMSRQLAPGKPAALVDGDKVVYGDREMVITRER
- a CDS encoding DNA repair helicase XPB; the protein is MNDGPLIVQSDKTLLLEVDHPSAAEARKAIAPFAELERSPEHIHTYRLTPLGLWNARAAGHDAEQVVDALLTWSRYAVPHALLVDVAETMGRYGRLRLEKHPVHGLVLSSVDRPVLEEVLRAKKVAGMVGARIDDDSVAVHPSERGNLKQALLKLGWPAEDFAGYVDGEAHAIDLAEEGWTLRPYQREAAESFWDGGSGVVVLPCGAGKTLVGAASMAHAQATTLILVTNTVSARQWKDELVARTSLTADEIGEYSGAVKEIRPVTIATYQVLTTKRKGVYPHLELLDARDWGLIVYDEVHLLPAPIFRMTADLQARRRLGLTATLVREDGREGEVFSLIGPKRYDAPWKDIEAQGYIAPADCVEVRVTLPDGERLAYATSDPDTRYRLASCTHAKIDVVRDLVRQHAGQPTLVIGQYIDQLDEIAELLDAPVIKGETPVKERQRLFNAFRSGEVGLLVVSKVANFSIDLPSAEVAIQVSGSFGSRQEEAQRLGRLLRPKTEGRSAHFYTIVSRDTVDADFAQNRQRFLAEQGYAYRIIDAGDLSADA
- a CDS encoding protein phosphatase 2C domain-containing protein, whose translation is MKNVDLHHGASTDVGLVRKVNEDSFLVAPPVFAVADGMGGHSGGDVASQMAVEEFQRLAEDYDPARGAEQVAAAFARAQARIVDYGEAHRALQPGWHAGTTAVVAVLVDDHGVAKWLLANLGDSRIYRITEGRLEQVSVDHSVVQELVDSGRITPEEAATHPERHVITRALGSPEGIDPDFFLLPLGSVERLLLCSDGVTGMIEDEEIEQILESVADPRDAADQLVRAAVAAGGRDNATAVVVDVVGLVKDATYDSQRQLESLESKLGGRL
- a CDS encoding CGNR zinc finger domain-containing protein, with protein sequence MDFIRYAERSAALVNAELPDEAALREHLADRSWLHRSLVPADVASLQDFQSRLRQVFEASDADDVPLVVSLLNDLLAAHPVTPMISDHDPANLHMHVANKAASVSELLVGEALMGLANLVCDLGATRLGTCSEVRCDHVFVDTSPNQSRRYCSDRCSSRANVAAFRARQKAASAS
- a CDS encoding helicase C-terminal domain-containing protein — its product is MSSPASTTPARTFADQLRSWSDERLLALLRARPDLATPAPQDSSQLASRAATRSSIHRALDGLDRLELSVLDALLVAGQTTSEQLISIVHADPARTRAALQRLLDLALAWEGSGGVRALTAVADAMRGMPGVTSGLRPASPEPAPPAEVEARLAELSPAAAAMLRHVDAHGGEGTTGSARRTVSPDEARSPAEELISRRLLVPRDGDTVVLPGEVGLALRGGRTTADPVDDVPALATSTRDAALVARSAAGAAFDVVRRVELLLDGWGVAPPSVLRSGGLAVRDLKSVARELHVDEAGAALLVEVALSAGLVAEAAVADGTPSWLPTDEFDVWSTLPIAERWARLVGGWLDSSRVPSLVGSRDAAGKSWNALAPELSSGLAEEARRLALRVLAEVPDGEVLAAGTGIASLVQRVGWLRPRRPAVFTDLVTAALTESAALGVSGAGALPPSGRLVAEGDLTGAAAAIAPHLPRPVDHVLLQADLTAVAPGPLETEVARRLHLLADVESRGGATVYRFTSGSLRRGFDAGWSALEVRDFLASVSQTPVPQPLDFLVDDVARTFGSVRVGHAEAFLRADDEAALAALVHDARARSLGLRLLAPTVAIATSPLDVLLPRLRELGAAPVVEAADGTVRVSRPDLHRARTRRGRRPAGAVHARQVAQAQAVATAIRAGDRAGASRPATTETTTPSGALAALREAIEAGSTVVIGYVDNHGATGERVVDPRRLDGGRLSAFDHRADDVREFAVHRITGVRRA
- a CDS encoding S8 family serine peptidase; the protein is MTSRPAERTGAVPARRVGRMLGTGALALALGVPTLAAATTARADGAPSGPAPAQPLTLVTLQGAGTAAGRADAPELLARQDAALAAIGAGEPVYRWTTALNGFAAPLTEEQVAVLDDQPGIAAIEADTVRPLAARPASAAVDGAAASPRLRGGAGVVIGVVDSGIAPQSPAFAVVPGLGADPQGFAGTCAEGEGWTAEDCTRKVVGARWFVDGFGADRVRSSEALSPLDVLGHGTQVSSVAAGNAGVSVRVDGRDAGRFGGVAPQARIAAYKACWGAPDPADDGCSTADVVSAVDAAVADGVDVLTLALAGGEGVDTLQRALLGAAEADVVVMGAAGSAADASYAAHASPWVTTVGAAVGRMSRGRITVPGGQSWTGGGRPVGVRGRAVRAQDAAAPGVPRRVAAQCRQGALDSRRVADRIVICRRGGIGRIDKSESVAQAGGRAMVLVNQRPGGVTADFHTVPTVHLAADAGRRLSRWVARHPAARLRMARVEGEPGTRRTAPWSAPGDPRGAALKPDAVADGDAVLGAVPDSLGRGWGVFSGSSAATAHASGLAALVLGEDPDRSAAVVRSLVVTSARPVPGSSSLEQGSGALPGRAPTAHLALDVDPAAWRRALRTHTLADLNTSSLLLSARQTTAVRRVTNIGRRAEYFSVTARGFTSHRVSVRPLAVRLAPGQSASFTVTVSGPRSPGRLDDGQLVWLGARGGVTRVPVALTR
- a CDS encoding FHA domain-containing protein; this translates as MSTEARFATGDWYAVVGERVTVILPGSRRDRVAGLWDLADSGADADAVLDALLAGGLSSLDHFALVAHSDDSTRLIVRGAPSAAVSTTAGDDVVTAAAGTAWAERLVTGVTSLRVTLTGDGPTDHVLTPGLARVSVVEFGEPAHRAPAAPESPAAPAVSEAPAEQSDTAPAAEDGPATEAMPVLAPAPVAVPAQAPAPAPFVAEAEPVAAPPLTFGRPEDDPTPTGETPAVPAEQPEWPDLDGQTQAGPPAAAFDRPPIPGQEIAPEVVADPVASLVFSTGDVVAVDRAVLVGRAPEARRFASHDQPHVVTVPSPHQEISSTHLEIRPGAGADHGSAIATDLGSTNGTVLAQPGLDAEELKPGIAVSLIPGAVLDLGDGVTIQVTNP